The Pelmatolapia mariae isolate MD_Pm_ZW linkage group LG10_11, Pm_UMD_F_2, whole genome shotgun sequence genome includes a region encoding these proteins:
- the LOC134637662 gene encoding dixin-like isoform X2: MIASLSRGSLMDEVLHGGFNEQQQLAAYVSWVNSQLKRKPGLKLITDLRHDLQDGVVLTQLIEIVAGEVLEGVYAAPQNKEESRKNVEEVLRFISSRHIRMPHISARDIVDGNLKSVMRVILALAAHFKPTANHRNASGSGRRLTRGHASHNPLSTVALAQGAAATLASARHDASLPTHTARLHSGCGLDGEKSVCVRALVEQYERGAPDEQDNPQHSSLSSVSPLSSPRAPPSSHSDRQEQDQEQQQSSAESSQVAVEMAWGDSLNDTLEKEVQETRKMVSALQALLLRGSLPEDEQDASLTLEQGNTSEQQLVVIRSRLDQSMEEAQELKRELLCCKQEVRNLQGVKDAQQQRLCTQEALILQMKQELLRASMTKDELNSKNAELQWKLEECNRLWAECKKEVAQKDRLLQQLKHKLEESQDMQNELQRELEHKNGMVQELMSRDPQQIPTSAENNGCSYPGNPAPSLSGAEEVQLLRDALRSLRNNFRDHDPQHHTLDTLEQGIVSLIDRLHVLHTQRGRGKSPRCKAQHGDLDSLSSAKNCQSHSGSSSSTKILYFTGKSPTPSMITIPKRLGEVTLKDVKAAVDREGNYRYHFKALDPEFGTVKEEVFLDEAIVPGWEGKIVAWVEEDCGEERPL, encoded by the exons ATGATCGCTTCACTCTCGAGAGGAAGTTTGATGGATGAGGTTCTTCACGGAGGCTTCAACGAG cagcagcagctggcaGCATATGTTTCCTGGGTGAACTCTCAGCTGAAGAGGAAACCAGGCTTAAAGCTCATCACAGACCTCAGGCATGATCTGCAGGATGGGGTTGTGCTCACACAGCTAATCGAGATAGTTG CTGGGGAGGTGCTGGAAGGAGTGTATGCTGCTCCACAAAACAAAGAGGAGAGCAGGAAGAATGTGGAGGAAGTCTTGCGCTTCATTTCCTCCAGGCACATACGCATGCCTCACATATCCGCAAGAG acATTGTCGATGGTAATCTGAAATCCGTAATGAGGGTAATTCTGGCATTGGCGGCCCATTTCAAACccacagccaatcacaggaaTGCTTCTGGGAGCGGGAGGAGGTTGACGAGAGGCCATGCCAGTCACAACCCTCTCTCCACTGTTGCTCTAGCTCAGGGTGCCGCTGCTACTCTGGCATCAGCTCGACACGATGCCTCGCTGCCCACACATACCGCACGCCTCCACAG TGGCTGTGGATTGGATGGggagaagagtgtgtgtgtccgtgcaCTGGTTGAACAGTATGAAAGAGGAGCCCCAGATGAACAGGATAACCCTCAGCATAGCAG CCTCAGCTCTGTTAGTCCGCTGTCATCACCAAGAGCTCCACCGAGCAGCCACTCAGACAGGCAGGAGCAAGACCAGGAGCAACAGCAAAGCAGTG CCGAGTCATCTCAAGTTGCAGTGGAGATGGCATGGGGGGACTCTCTCAATGATACTTTGGAGAAAGAGGTGCAGGAGACACGAAAAATGGTGTCTGCATTACAG GCTCTGCTGCTGCGTGGTTCGCTGCCCGAGGACGAGCAGGATGCGTCTTTGACTTTGGAACAAGGGAACACATCTGAACAGCAGCTG GTAGTCATTCGCAGTCGTTTAGATCAGAGTATGGAGGAAGCTCAAGAGCTGAAG AGGGAACTGTTGTGCTGTAAGCAGGAAGTGAGGAACCTGCAGGGAGTCAAG GACGCCCAGCAGCAGAGACTCTGCACTCAGGAGGCGCTGATTCTGCAGATGAAGCAAGAGCTGCTCAGAGCCAGCATGACGAAGGATGAACTCAACAGCAAAAat GCAGAGCTACAGTGGAAGCTGGAGGAATGCAACAGGCTGTGGGCTGAATGCAAG aaggaggtcgctcAGAAGGACAGACTTCTACAGCAACTCAAACACAAGCTCGAAGAAAGCCAGGACATGCAG AATGAACTACAAAGAGAGTTGGAACATAAAAATGGCATGGTGCAGGAGCTGATGAGCAGAGATCCACAACAG ATTCCCACCAGTGCAGAAAATAATGGCTGTTCTTACCCTGGAAATCCTGCTCCTTCTTTGTCTGGc GCAGAAGAAGTTCAGCTGCTCAGAGATGCACTTCGGAGTTTGAGGAACAACTTCAGAGACCACGACCCGCAGCACCATACACTGGACACCCTGGAGCAGGGCATTGTATCACTCATTGACAGGCTGCATGTTCTGCACACGCAGAGG GGAAGAGGGAAATCTCCGAGATGCAAAGCCCAACACGGAGATTTGGACTCGTTGTCTTCCGCAA AGAATTGTCAGTCCCACAGTGGTTCATCTTCCTCCACAAAAATCCTTTATTTTACTGGAAAATCCCCAACGCCTTCAATGATCACTATACCGAAGAG GCTGGGTGAGGTGACTCTCAAGGATGTTAAGGCAGCTGTTGATCGAGAGGGAAACTACAGGTACCACTTTAAAGCCCTGGACCCAGAGTTTGGCACTGTGAAAGAAGAG GTATTCCTGGATGAAGCAATTGTTCCAGGTTGGGAAGGAAAAATAGTGGCCTGGGTAGAAGAGGACTGTGGCGAGGAAAG GCCGCTGTAG
- the LOC134637662 gene encoding dixin-like isoform X4 — MIASLSRGSLMDEVLHGGFNEQQQLAAYVSWVNSQLKRKPGLKLITDLRHDLQDGVVLTQLIEIVAGEVLEGVYAAPQNKEESRKNVEEVLRFISSRHIRMPHISARDIVDGNLKSVMRVILALAAHFKPTANHRNASGSGRRLTRGHASHNPLSTVALAQGAAATLASARHDASLPTHTARLHSGCGLDGEKSVCVRALVEQYERGAPDEQDNPQHSSLSSVSPLSSPRAPPSSHSDRQEQDQEQQQSSAESSQVAVEMAWGDSLNDTLEKEVQETRKMVSALQALLLRGSLPEDEQDASLTLEQGNTSEQQLVVIRSRLDQSMEEAQELKRELLCCKQEVRNLQGVKDAQQQRLCTQEALILQMKQELLRASMTKDELNSKNAELQWKLEECNRLWAECKKEVAQKDRLLQQLKHKLEESQDMQNELQRELEHKNGMVQELMSRDPQQIPTSAENNGCSYPGNPAPSLSGQAEEVQLLRDALRSLRNNFRDHDPQHHTLDTLEQGIVSLIDRLHVLHTQRGRGKSPRCKAQHGDLDSLSSAKNCQSHSGSSSSTKILYFTGKSPTPSMITIPKRLGEVTLKDVKAAVDREGNYRYHFKALDPEFGTVKEEVFLDEAIVPGWEGKIVAWVEEDCGEER; from the exons ATGATCGCTTCACTCTCGAGAGGAAGTTTGATGGATGAGGTTCTTCACGGAGGCTTCAACGAG cagcagcagctggcaGCATATGTTTCCTGGGTGAACTCTCAGCTGAAGAGGAAACCAGGCTTAAAGCTCATCACAGACCTCAGGCATGATCTGCAGGATGGGGTTGTGCTCACACAGCTAATCGAGATAGTTG CTGGGGAGGTGCTGGAAGGAGTGTATGCTGCTCCACAAAACAAAGAGGAGAGCAGGAAGAATGTGGAGGAAGTCTTGCGCTTCATTTCCTCCAGGCACATACGCATGCCTCACATATCCGCAAGAG acATTGTCGATGGTAATCTGAAATCCGTAATGAGGGTAATTCTGGCATTGGCGGCCCATTTCAAACccacagccaatcacaggaaTGCTTCTGGGAGCGGGAGGAGGTTGACGAGAGGCCATGCCAGTCACAACCCTCTCTCCACTGTTGCTCTAGCTCAGGGTGCCGCTGCTACTCTGGCATCAGCTCGACACGATGCCTCGCTGCCCACACATACCGCACGCCTCCACAG TGGCTGTGGATTGGATGGggagaagagtgtgtgtgtccgtgcaCTGGTTGAACAGTATGAAAGAGGAGCCCCAGATGAACAGGATAACCCTCAGCATAGCAG CCTCAGCTCTGTTAGTCCGCTGTCATCACCAAGAGCTCCACCGAGCAGCCACTCAGACAGGCAGGAGCAAGACCAGGAGCAACAGCAAAGCAGTG CCGAGTCATCTCAAGTTGCAGTGGAGATGGCATGGGGGGACTCTCTCAATGATACTTTGGAGAAAGAGGTGCAGGAGACACGAAAAATGGTGTCTGCATTACAG GCTCTGCTGCTGCGTGGTTCGCTGCCCGAGGACGAGCAGGATGCGTCTTTGACTTTGGAACAAGGGAACACATCTGAACAGCAGCTG GTAGTCATTCGCAGTCGTTTAGATCAGAGTATGGAGGAAGCTCAAGAGCTGAAG AGGGAACTGTTGTGCTGTAAGCAGGAAGTGAGGAACCTGCAGGGAGTCAAG GACGCCCAGCAGCAGAGACTCTGCACTCAGGAGGCGCTGATTCTGCAGATGAAGCAAGAGCTGCTCAGAGCCAGCATGACGAAGGATGAACTCAACAGCAAAAat GCAGAGCTACAGTGGAAGCTGGAGGAATGCAACAGGCTGTGGGCTGAATGCAAG aaggaggtcgctcAGAAGGACAGACTTCTACAGCAACTCAAACACAAGCTCGAAGAAAGCCAGGACATGCAG AATGAACTACAAAGAGAGTTGGAACATAAAAATGGCATGGTGCAGGAGCTGATGAGCAGAGATCCACAACAG ATTCCCACCAGTGCAGAAAATAATGGCTGTTCTTACCCTGGAAATCCTGCTCCTTCTTTGTCTGGc CAGGCAGAAGAAGTTCAGCTGCTCAGAGATGCACTTCGGAGTTTGAGGAACAACTTCAGAGACCACGACCCGCAGCACCATACACTGGACACCCTGGAGCAGGGCATTGTATCACTCATTGACAGGCTGCATGTTCTGCACACGCAGAGG GGAAGAGGGAAATCTCCGAGATGCAAAGCCCAACACGGAGATTTGGACTCGTTGTCTTCCGCAA AGAATTGTCAGTCCCACAGTGGTTCATCTTCCTCCACAAAAATCCTTTATTTTACTGGAAAATCCCCAACGCCTTCAATGATCACTATACCGAAGAG GCTGGGTGAGGTGACTCTCAAGGATGTTAAGGCAGCTGTTGATCGAGAGGGAAACTACAGGTACCACTTTAAAGCCCTGGACCCAGAGTTTGGCACTGTGAAAGAAGAG GTATTCCTGGATGAAGCAATTGTTCCAGGTTGGGAAGGAAAAATAGTGGCCTGGGTAGAAGAGGACTGTGGCGAGGAAAGGTAA
- the LOC134637662 gene encoding dixin-like isoform X3, whose amino-acid sequence MIASLSRGSLMDEVLHGGFNEQQQLAAYVSWVNSQLKRKPGLKLITDLRHDLQDGVVLTQLIEIVAGEVLEGVYAAPQNKEESRKNVEEVLRFISSRHIRMPHISARDIVDGNLKSVMRVILALAAHFKPTANHRNASGSGRRLTRGHASHNPLSTVALAQGAAATLASARHDASLPTHTARLHSGCGLDGEKSVCVRALVEQYERGAPDEQDNPQHSSSVSPLSSPRAPPSSHSDRQEQDQEQQQSSAESSQVAVEMAWGDSLNDTLEKEVQETRKMVSALQALLLRGSLPEDEQDASLTLEQGNTSEQQLVVIRSRLDQSMEEAQELKRELLCCKQEVRNLQGVKDAQQQRLCTQEALILQMKQELLRASMTKDELNSKNAELQWKLEECNRLWAECKKEVAQKDRLLQQLKHKLEESQDMQNELQRELEHKNGMVQELMSRDPQQIPTSAENNGCSYPGNPAPSLSGQAEEVQLLRDALRSLRNNFRDHDPQHHTLDTLEQGIVSLIDRLHVLHTQRGRGKSPRCKAQHGDLDSLSSAKNCQSHSGSSSSTKILYFTGKSPTPSMITIPKRLGEVTLKDVKAAVDREGNYRYHFKALDPEFGTVKEEVFLDEAIVPGWEGKIVAWVEEDCGEERPL is encoded by the exons ATGATCGCTTCACTCTCGAGAGGAAGTTTGATGGATGAGGTTCTTCACGGAGGCTTCAACGAG cagcagcagctggcaGCATATGTTTCCTGGGTGAACTCTCAGCTGAAGAGGAAACCAGGCTTAAAGCTCATCACAGACCTCAGGCATGATCTGCAGGATGGGGTTGTGCTCACACAGCTAATCGAGATAGTTG CTGGGGAGGTGCTGGAAGGAGTGTATGCTGCTCCACAAAACAAAGAGGAGAGCAGGAAGAATGTGGAGGAAGTCTTGCGCTTCATTTCCTCCAGGCACATACGCATGCCTCACATATCCGCAAGAG acATTGTCGATGGTAATCTGAAATCCGTAATGAGGGTAATTCTGGCATTGGCGGCCCATTTCAAACccacagccaatcacaggaaTGCTTCTGGGAGCGGGAGGAGGTTGACGAGAGGCCATGCCAGTCACAACCCTCTCTCCACTGTTGCTCTAGCTCAGGGTGCCGCTGCTACTCTGGCATCAGCTCGACACGATGCCTCGCTGCCCACACATACCGCACGCCTCCACAG TGGCTGTGGATTGGATGGggagaagagtgtgtgtgtccgtgcaCTGGTTGAACAGTATGAAAGAGGAGCCCCAGATGAACAGGATAACCCTCAGCATAGCAG CTCTGTTAGTCCGCTGTCATCACCAAGAGCTCCACCGAGCAGCCACTCAGACAGGCAGGAGCAAGACCAGGAGCAACAGCAAAGCAGTG CCGAGTCATCTCAAGTTGCAGTGGAGATGGCATGGGGGGACTCTCTCAATGATACTTTGGAGAAAGAGGTGCAGGAGACACGAAAAATGGTGTCTGCATTACAG GCTCTGCTGCTGCGTGGTTCGCTGCCCGAGGACGAGCAGGATGCGTCTTTGACTTTGGAACAAGGGAACACATCTGAACAGCAGCTG GTAGTCATTCGCAGTCGTTTAGATCAGAGTATGGAGGAAGCTCAAGAGCTGAAG AGGGAACTGTTGTGCTGTAAGCAGGAAGTGAGGAACCTGCAGGGAGTCAAG GACGCCCAGCAGCAGAGACTCTGCACTCAGGAGGCGCTGATTCTGCAGATGAAGCAAGAGCTGCTCAGAGCCAGCATGACGAAGGATGAACTCAACAGCAAAAat GCAGAGCTACAGTGGAAGCTGGAGGAATGCAACAGGCTGTGGGCTGAATGCAAG aaggaggtcgctcAGAAGGACAGACTTCTACAGCAACTCAAACACAAGCTCGAAGAAAGCCAGGACATGCAG AATGAACTACAAAGAGAGTTGGAACATAAAAATGGCATGGTGCAGGAGCTGATGAGCAGAGATCCACAACAG ATTCCCACCAGTGCAGAAAATAATGGCTGTTCTTACCCTGGAAATCCTGCTCCTTCTTTGTCTGGc CAGGCAGAAGAAGTTCAGCTGCTCAGAGATGCACTTCGGAGTTTGAGGAACAACTTCAGAGACCACGACCCGCAGCACCATACACTGGACACCCTGGAGCAGGGCATTGTATCACTCATTGACAGGCTGCATGTTCTGCACACGCAGAGG GGAAGAGGGAAATCTCCGAGATGCAAAGCCCAACACGGAGATTTGGACTCGTTGTCTTCCGCAA AGAATTGTCAGTCCCACAGTGGTTCATCTTCCTCCACAAAAATCCTTTATTTTACTGGAAAATCCCCAACGCCTTCAATGATCACTATACCGAAGAG GCTGGGTGAGGTGACTCTCAAGGATGTTAAGGCAGCTGTTGATCGAGAGGGAAACTACAGGTACCACTTTAAAGCCCTGGACCCAGAGTTTGGCACTGTGAAAGAAGAG GTATTCCTGGATGAAGCAATTGTTCCAGGTTGGGAAGGAAAAATAGTGGCCTGGGTAGAAGAGGACTGTGGCGAGGAAAG GCCGCTGTAG
- the LOC134637662 gene encoding dixin-like isoform X1: MIASLSRGSLMDEVLHGGFNEQQQLAAYVSWVNSQLKRKPGLKLITDLRHDLQDGVVLTQLIEIVAGEVLEGVYAAPQNKEESRKNVEEVLRFISSRHIRMPHISARDIVDGNLKSVMRVILALAAHFKPTANHRNASGSGRRLTRGHASHNPLSTVALAQGAAATLASARHDASLPTHTARLHSGCGLDGEKSVCVRALVEQYERGAPDEQDNPQHSSLSSVSPLSSPRAPPSSHSDRQEQDQEQQQSSAESSQVAVEMAWGDSLNDTLEKEVQETRKMVSALQALLLRGSLPEDEQDASLTLEQGNTSEQQLVVIRSRLDQSMEEAQELKRELLCCKQEVRNLQGVKDAQQQRLCTQEALILQMKQELLRASMTKDELNSKNAELQWKLEECNRLWAECKKEVAQKDRLLQQLKHKLEESQDMQNELQRELEHKNGMVQELMSRDPQQIPTSAENNGCSYPGNPAPSLSGQAEEVQLLRDALRSLRNNFRDHDPQHHTLDTLEQGIVSLIDRLHVLHTQRGRGKSPRCKAQHGDLDSLSSAKNCQSHSGSSSSTKILYFTGKSPTPSMITIPKRLGEVTLKDVKAAVDREGNYRYHFKALDPEFGTVKEEVFLDEAIVPGWEGKIVAWVEEDCGEERPL, translated from the exons ATGATCGCTTCACTCTCGAGAGGAAGTTTGATGGATGAGGTTCTTCACGGAGGCTTCAACGAG cagcagcagctggcaGCATATGTTTCCTGGGTGAACTCTCAGCTGAAGAGGAAACCAGGCTTAAAGCTCATCACAGACCTCAGGCATGATCTGCAGGATGGGGTTGTGCTCACACAGCTAATCGAGATAGTTG CTGGGGAGGTGCTGGAAGGAGTGTATGCTGCTCCACAAAACAAAGAGGAGAGCAGGAAGAATGTGGAGGAAGTCTTGCGCTTCATTTCCTCCAGGCACATACGCATGCCTCACATATCCGCAAGAG acATTGTCGATGGTAATCTGAAATCCGTAATGAGGGTAATTCTGGCATTGGCGGCCCATTTCAAACccacagccaatcacaggaaTGCTTCTGGGAGCGGGAGGAGGTTGACGAGAGGCCATGCCAGTCACAACCCTCTCTCCACTGTTGCTCTAGCTCAGGGTGCCGCTGCTACTCTGGCATCAGCTCGACACGATGCCTCGCTGCCCACACATACCGCACGCCTCCACAG TGGCTGTGGATTGGATGGggagaagagtgtgtgtgtccgtgcaCTGGTTGAACAGTATGAAAGAGGAGCCCCAGATGAACAGGATAACCCTCAGCATAGCAG CCTCAGCTCTGTTAGTCCGCTGTCATCACCAAGAGCTCCACCGAGCAGCCACTCAGACAGGCAGGAGCAAGACCAGGAGCAACAGCAAAGCAGTG CCGAGTCATCTCAAGTTGCAGTGGAGATGGCATGGGGGGACTCTCTCAATGATACTTTGGAGAAAGAGGTGCAGGAGACACGAAAAATGGTGTCTGCATTACAG GCTCTGCTGCTGCGTGGTTCGCTGCCCGAGGACGAGCAGGATGCGTCTTTGACTTTGGAACAAGGGAACACATCTGAACAGCAGCTG GTAGTCATTCGCAGTCGTTTAGATCAGAGTATGGAGGAAGCTCAAGAGCTGAAG AGGGAACTGTTGTGCTGTAAGCAGGAAGTGAGGAACCTGCAGGGAGTCAAG GACGCCCAGCAGCAGAGACTCTGCACTCAGGAGGCGCTGATTCTGCAGATGAAGCAAGAGCTGCTCAGAGCCAGCATGACGAAGGATGAACTCAACAGCAAAAat GCAGAGCTACAGTGGAAGCTGGAGGAATGCAACAGGCTGTGGGCTGAATGCAAG aaggaggtcgctcAGAAGGACAGACTTCTACAGCAACTCAAACACAAGCTCGAAGAAAGCCAGGACATGCAG AATGAACTACAAAGAGAGTTGGAACATAAAAATGGCATGGTGCAGGAGCTGATGAGCAGAGATCCACAACAG ATTCCCACCAGTGCAGAAAATAATGGCTGTTCTTACCCTGGAAATCCTGCTCCTTCTTTGTCTGGc CAGGCAGAAGAAGTTCAGCTGCTCAGAGATGCACTTCGGAGTTTGAGGAACAACTTCAGAGACCACGACCCGCAGCACCATACACTGGACACCCTGGAGCAGGGCATTGTATCACTCATTGACAGGCTGCATGTTCTGCACACGCAGAGG GGAAGAGGGAAATCTCCGAGATGCAAAGCCCAACACGGAGATTTGGACTCGTTGTCTTCCGCAA AGAATTGTCAGTCCCACAGTGGTTCATCTTCCTCCACAAAAATCCTTTATTTTACTGGAAAATCCCCAACGCCTTCAATGATCACTATACCGAAGAG GCTGGGTGAGGTGACTCTCAAGGATGTTAAGGCAGCTGTTGATCGAGAGGGAAACTACAGGTACCACTTTAAAGCCCTGGACCCAGAGTTTGGCACTGTGAAAGAAGAG GTATTCCTGGATGAAGCAATTGTTCCAGGTTGGGAAGGAAAAATAGTGGCCTGGGTAGAAGAGGACTGTGGCGAGGAAAG GCCGCTGTAG